Genomic segment of Gilliamella apis:
AAAAGCAAGTAACGCGGTGTAAAATAGCGTGCATATAGCTAATACTAAAATAAACGGCATAATCGCTAACGAAGCATTAGGGAAAAGAGGTATCACAAAACGTAATAAACCAAATGCCGCCGTATTAACTAATAAACCACTAATCATCATCGAACCACTTGTTGAAGATTCGATATGTGCCTCAATAAACCAATTATGAAAAGGGATTAAAGGAATTCGTATAATAAAAGCGGCTAAAAATCCTAGCATTAATAAAAATTCGGTATTACTTGAAATCGGCGTCTTAGTTAAAATTTGATAATCAAAAGTCCATTTTGCCGTTAGATTCCAGTTGATCAAAGCCAACGACACAATCGATATTAGCATTAGTAGGCTACTTATCTGAGTGTAAATTAAAAATTTACTAGCCCCATTAAAACGTAATTGAGAATTTAAATCGCGTCTGCCCCACAATGAAATTAAAAAATAAATTGGAATAGCTACCGCTTCCCAGAAGAAAAACATTAAAAACAGATCAGTAATTACGAATAACATCATAATGGCTGATGTCATAAATAATACACATAAATAAAACAATCCGACATTATTAAGATTTTCTTTACTAGAATAAACAATAACTAACAATACAATAAAGAGTGTTGAACTAATAACAATCAAAGATAAACCATCTAATACCAGATGAAAATGAATGCCAAGTAAAGGTATCCAATCAATATTAACTTCTTTAATCCAGTTTGGACTTTGTTCTAAAGCACTATTTGCATCTGCCCATAAAACAATTACCAAAATAAATGTGATTAATATGGTTGTAAGAGCAATCATCATTGGTAAACGTTGCCAACGCAACTGTATATCGGTTGAAGTCACGATTCTTTGTAAAAATACATGACAAAACCAACCAATAAATCCACCAATTACAGGTAAGAAAACAAGCCATAACAACATTAAGTTCACACCTTTATCAAATAAAAATCAATAACATTAATATAATAATGCTACCTATTACCATTGAAACCATATACCATCTTATTTGTCCATTTTCTAAACTGACAATATAGGCATTTATTTTCTTTATACCCCACATAATCCAATCATCCCATAAGGCTAGTGGATCCTTTTTCAATAAGTTTGCTAAATAAATATACGGTTTTACAAAAAAATTATTTAACAAATAGTCGAATCGCCAATCACTTTTACATAATTTTCCTAACGATTTGATCATCGGAGTATTAAGAATTTCATGAACTTCAGCATTCGGATGAGCATAAAGAATATATGCAATG
This window contains:
- a CDS encoding complex I subunit 4 family protein, whose amino-acid sequence is MLLWLVFLPVIGGFIGWFCHVFLQRIVTSTDIQLRWQRLPMMIALTTILITFILVIVLWADANSALEQSPNWIKEVNIDWIPLLGIHFHLVLDGLSLIVISSTLFIVLLVIVYSSKENLNNVGLFYLCVLFMTSAIMMLFVITDLFLMFFFWEAVAIPIYFLISLWGRRDLNSQLRFNGASKFLIYTQISSLLMLISIVSLALINWNLTAKWTFDYQILTKTPISSNTEFLLMLGFLAAFIIRIPLIPFHNWFIEAHIESSTSGSMMISGLLVNTAAFGLLRFVIPLFPNASLAIMPFILVLAICTLFYTALLAFNQTDIKKLIAYIHIALMGFVTAIIFSGSVIAFQGVVIQMIAINLAIVGMFIISGLLAECYLTRNINQFIGLKEQVKYLSSFTLFFMLAVLGIPGTANFIGNYMMLLGSYNSYPYYTILLAIGLLLLSISLIIRMQPIFYGEVDKITVTKHLLSKKDIFLLSSVLIVLIFIGLYPKMVLDMSYSIVNQTLQYIITERVGE